Part of the Aquila chrysaetos chrysaetos chromosome 6, bAquChr1.4, whole genome shotgun sequence genome, TTTGTTAAGGTTTCCATCTGAAACAGCTAGAAACCAGTGTTAATTCTCACAGCATCTCCTGTTTGGCTGGTACTTGGCCTGACCTCTGGGATGTGCCGTGAAGAGCATTTACTCTGCAGAAGAGATGTAGCTTCAGCTTCCTTGATGTCAGTTCTGACTGGCCTAAATGATTTTGGGTCATCTGCAAATGCTGCATCTCCTCTGCTCACAAGTACTACATCATCATTGATGCTTACATCTTACAGGTGTTTCAAAACAATTGTTTCAACAGCATATTGCAGATCTAATGCATTTACTGAAGGCATACTTAGGAAGTTGTTCTGAGAACATGCTGAAAATGTACTAAATATACTTTACAAAAAGTAACGCAAATGCAGAAAGACTGAatcaaagaaattctgtttattgATCAGGACCTACAAAGTGTCCTATTTCCATATGCATGAACAGATTTCATCCTAATGAAAGCAGTGTGCGTAACTGTAAATTGTTAGCACTAAGATGCCTaaaccctatttttttttattttaatatgtaaaataCTCACACCCAAGACATGAAGCCTCAATacctttcctgaaaaaattAGCATCAGCCAAACTGATCAGTGACATTCAGTCAAATCACTGAATAAAACAGGAGCAATCACTTATCTCTCCTCACTGCAGAACAGCTTCATCAAATGCACTGAGACCAGTGGCTTCTGTCATTAGTGGGCTATGATAAATCCATACATAATACAGTGTTTTCTTGCTTCCTTAAATCTTCCTCATTGGTCAAATTTGAAGGTGATGTGCCTGGCTAATAAATCGGCATTTTTTCTTGTGATCACCTACTTTTTAAACTTGCCAGACTGTGCCATTAATATTTTGcctatttattttacaataatcCTCACATTTTACCTTCTCTTTAAATTCTCCAGGATAAACAGCCCCACACATTTACCTAACAAGGCTGCTTGAATTTTATATTGAACCATGCTTGAGACTGAGCAGTTTAAATTAAGCTCAGgctaacacagaaaaaaataaaatatggatACTTACCTATTCCACCACCTGCATGTGGAGGTGCACCAAAACGAAAGGAATCGATGTAagcctttattttctctaaatctAGAGAGGAAAAAGATATGTTTCTCACCTGCTTAATGAACCCCAAGCCAAACATAAAAGTGACTAGAGGACtgcaaacacaacaaaaaaattactaatttaaCTTACAAACTAACAGTGGGGTTTTTACTCATTAAACATATAAATTACCCAGGACTACCTAGAAATTATGACtgtaacagttttgttttataattttgttaATAACTTAATCAGGGAAGAAAGTCTAGACTTGAGTAAGAGCTAGGCCCAATTTTTCATTGTAACTTATGGAAAATGGTGACTTCATGAATAAACTGCAGTGAGAAAGCGAAGCTTTAGCAACTATTCTCCCATCTTGCTACAGTGGGAGCTACTCCTTTTTTGCTACTGTGTACCTACCACTTCACTTTGCCATTCACTGAAAGCATAATTTTAATCTACATTTTACTCTTGTGATCTCCACCTGATTTACTCTTTTACCCTTCTATTACTTGCTGGCCTTGTCCCTGCcgagtcttttttttttttctttttttttttttcttaatttcaccAACAGACACTTCCTCCTTATTTGCTCTCAgttgaagatttttaaaaaggacagcCAACCAAGACTCTGCTAGAGTACTCTGTAAAAACTTTGTGAGAGTACAGAGAGGCACAACCAAATGAAACTTGTTTGTCTACCCTCATTCTGTTGAAGGTATTTCCTGCATTACATTTTCTCTAAAGTCCTCAGAAACAATTCCTTTTCATGAAGGTGTTGCTGGGAAACTAACTAGTTTCTTAATACCACCACTCTGGATTAAACAGGTTAAACAGAATTAGATGGATTAACATTAAGAATGAAACAGTACTGTGATTTTAGCACTACTGCCATACAACAAATTCTACCCCAAATTCTTCCTCTAAAGGAAACAAATCCAATCATgatttatattcttttaaattcagcttCATGTTGTTTGACTTGTTACCGATGCCGTGATGCTGGGCTCTTTCTGTCAGCAGCTGAGGATCGTGAATTCTCTGAGCTCCGGACAAGATCTCTTCCCCTCTCATGAACATATCGTAAGAGTTAGagtttttctggaaaaacaaagatgagTTTATTTAGAGCTGTTCCATCCTTAGGCGGCAAATATGCACCTCTCAAGTTCACTTATGATATACAAAGTCGTGCAGTAAGAGTGCAATATATTTGGAGTCTGCCCGGGAATTACAGCCCCTTCGCTCCTCTCATTACACTGGAGTTGATTTAAAACGCTGAAGCTGATCCACACACCCTTTGAAAAACCATTACACTTGCATGTAGTTATCCCAGCAAAAGATGCTCTAAAGATACTTACCCTGGATTTAGGAATAAACTGAGGAATTTCTAACAATgtaaaaaagcatcttttctgttAAAGTGCCTGTTGCcctagaaaaatgtttttgcctCTTTTCAGTGATGGCAGCAGTGCTCTGACCATGAAGATCTCTTCACAAAGATCTCCCAGTTTTAGCTAGATTTGTGTCTTTTGGTATGTTTTCACTAGTGAAGAGTAACTGTAAACACTTTACAAGTCATGTAACACTGACCTAATCTTGTTATCAGAATTTTAATTATAACAGCAGATCATATAAATATACTTTATCTATTTTGTCAAGTTATCCCTACAGGGAATAAtttaaactacaaaaaaaaaaaaaaaaaacaaaacattgacAACAACAAAGAATTTTACTTACAGGGTTTACTGGGTCTGGCATTGTATAAAAAGGCCTCACAGCAAGAGGATATTTGTCAAGAATATAGAAGTCCGTGTCGTACTGAAAGAAGGTAATTTGAAACAGTTAGTACAAGAGAAAATGATGTAAAGAACAAATTACAAGAAGACGACACAACCAGTgcatctttgaaataaaatcaagatCTCCCAATAACTTTCCACAAATTTGACAGtattatcttaaaaaataatagttatCAATAAAAgtgttgtattatttttttcagttttctaaaactACTTCTAGTATAAACTTATAAATGTTCAGCAGTAAAATGTCTTGCTGTAGTAACAggtacttatttttttcccaaagatcTTATGTTCTCCTATAGATTTAGTTAGaatctggtttgggtttttttttaattattgtaaaaACTGGTTTTGGAACGTTCTATCCTGTTTGGTGTGCTCAGTATAACAGgtaatagaaatatatataaaagattGAAAATGGTTTGAAACAGCTTATTAATGATAAAGACAAAACTGTCAGTAGACTaaataagcagcagcaaaatgggAATGCAGTCagacaattaaaaaatgcttatgCTGACCACAAACTCTTCACAACCTCTGCATGTTCTGAGATACTGTATTCTCAATCAGTGTGTAAAAAGTTGTTTTACATGATGTAGGCATTTATACCAACCCAATGACTCCATGACAACAGGTTTCAGAGTCAATgacaaatttatttattctaaaataattgTTACCTTTTCCTTTACCAGGCGTCCCAGAAGCTTTTCATTAGGTGTGCTGAAAAAGATTATCACCATTAAAATTAAGTGATTTAAACTTGTCCTGATtatatatttcagaaagctaaaaaaatttCAAGCTACAGATCTGCTGCATCCTGCCCTTTAGAAAATCTAGTACttgtttctgaatgttttggATTGTGCAgacagaaatttcagaaataaagtatatttatttttgttcctaaatattttgtattggTCCTAGAAATCCTTTAAATTAACTGATATCTTAAGATATTCTTGCTCTTAATGTAACTACTTCCTAGTCATCAGATTCTGATTACTGAAGAATTGTGTACTCTATTTCCTATTGGCATATACCTTATGCAGCCGTTTCTTCTTAGGCACAATAAGTGAGAAACACCATAAGCAGTTGCAAAGGAAGTTATTTTGCTCTATCAAACTCTTACGATTGAAACTTCTTTGATGCACAGATCGTTTAACTGTAAAATCACACATTATCCTAATGGATATATTAtgggaaaggacagaaatgttttaatttattaagtGTCTTTAGAGAAGTTTATATACAGTTAATTAACCCCATCTTTCAGTAAATCAATGGGAATGCAATCATGACTGCTTAATCATTTtgctggaaagaagaaataggaaggtgttactgaaaagaaagaccTTAACACTGAAGAATCTTTTTGTTTAATCCTATTCAAAAACATGTGACAATTCACATGAAGGACTGCAAttgttagaaaaacaaatgcttcttATCCTTAGAAGGTTGAAGTTATTCTCACTTTATGTtgcaagttattttcttttggatttcAGACTTTGTACGTATAGTCTATGTTAGAAGAAAGGACTATTTTCATATCCATTTATTTATCAAGAGATCTGGATATGAGTACTGTTTATTCCTCTAAAAGCTTGTGGTTCCTTCTCGAGGGCTGTCAGTTGCACAGTACAAAACTGGCACTTCACTACCACTTTCACAAGGCTCTGACACATTTTTGTACTGCCCAAGTACCTCAGATCTTCTTCATCACCCATTTCAACACCAGCCTCTCTAAGCATGGCCACAGCTTCACGGTATTCCAGCCTCAGAGTTGGCTCCAAAAACTTAAATGGCTCACATGGGAACTGTTTGTTCACTGTCTGAATTTCAGTTTGGAATCTATATAGGAGTAacaagaacagaagcaaaataaaaaacaatcaaGAAATGTATTCTTCTTGCATCTAATAATGATTTTGCAATGGCAATAAAATTTTGCCACAAGAGGTCCCTCTTGCAACATAAAAAACTTCTATAGCGACTTCTGGACAAATTCTGTACAATCCTAATGAAATGTTTCATGTAAGTTAATGCATCTACTTCAGTGATATACATGTTAATATTTTACTATTACTTCTGTTCTATTCCTTTTGTAAGAAATAATTGCCTAGGTCAAATTTTCACAGTAAAGACATTGAGAAATCAtccctttgatttttaatatttacttgGGTTCTTCTTTGATTTGAGTAATATcctatttcaaatacaaaagagaaatttcctCCTAGCAGATGAAAAGATTTGCATTTCTGCTGGCAAGATTGTCTAATTTGtaagtaaatgaaaaacactTCCTAAACTTCTGGCCTGGCTTTTTAATGAGTTAGACTGTGAATAATGGAAAATCATCTTTGCTGCTTTCATAGCAGAGATGCAGGCTGTTACAATAAATTTGATTCAGAAAAACTTTCTTAGATAGTAAATACTAATTTCCAAATAGAACAATCAGTCTACCTATAGTGGCACAAAAAGAAggatgttttaaattaatgatgGATCATTTCTGTTAGGAAGTCCATTCAACAGTAAACAAGTTTTCTTAGTGCAAGCTAGCATACTCTAGGAGATGCAAGTCAGGCTAAAAATAGTTTACTGGCCTATGGCTTGAATGAACTTTAAGAGTCAGGGACGAAGAAATAGTTAAGAGTGaagcaaaaatgtttgaagTTCTGTTGTAAATCAGATTACTAATGATTATCTGACAAGCTGAGGGTAAAATGCTTACCCATTTCATACCACAGTGCAAGAAATCTCCAACAAACAAAGTTGctcatgaaatggaaaatgctcTCATTACCTTTCCTGAAGTCCCTTGAATATCTGCACCAAGGTATCTGCAATCTCATCTACCACTTCATGATAGTGATAGTTAAAAGCCATTTCAATATCCAGACCAACAAACTCAGTCAGGTGTCTGTGTGTATTGGAGTCCTCAGCtctaaatactgtaaaattaaacaacagaaattctAACTGACCTGAAATTATcattccattttgaaaaataacactgaCAATCAATCACATCAGCATTTGGATCAGGCAGACAATGCTGTCTTTAGACATGACAAttctcactgaaaaacaaaaagaaaactagctGCCTCGGAGCATCATTTATAACAACAGTGACAGCATTATTGTAGCTATGGTGCTCAAAGGATACAAGACAGACAAGACTTGTAGAGAGGCAGTATCTCTTGTCAGACCAACagacagaagtggaaaaaacagacaagTTTTCAGGCACATACGAACGTTCGTAtttgaaaactgcctttttcagaggaaatcaacttgtgcatgtgtgtgtgttctgtgggtttggggttttttcagatAGATGAGTCTAATATAAACAGATCTTCTTATAAACCATGGCTGATTTGTTAGTAATTAACAAGAAATTTAAGATCTTCTGaattacttgcatttttattttacaagctGTTATTGACTTGTTCTCCAGCATTTCCAGCTTACATATCTTTAAACCTGTCTTTGaagtctttcaaaaagaaaaaaaatgctgtattacCACCTAAAGAGGCCGTGTCCTATCAGCTTTTGAGAAAGAGAGCATGAGAATGgaaattagtaattttttattatttactgaCAGCCCAGTTAAATGTATGCGTTTTCTAAATAAAGTTGTTTGGTACATATACAAAACCAATGAATAAGTATATGTTAATATGCAATCTGAAGCACATAAAACCTAGCTTGCCTGTTTTAACTGCTGACTACTGGGCAACTAAAGGCAACTAGGCAACTACTGGGCATGGTTAATAGGAAACTATGGCTTCAGTAACCAGCGTTGTTCCATGTTTTACTAACTTCATCATATCATCAATTTCCAGTGCAACTCTGTTCCTTCTCACAGAACAGCAGACACTGGAGAAGAGTACTCCATgcttatttcagcattttagttttgttcCAGCAACTTCTCTATCAACTTTACTCTCATTAGTCGCCTCAACTGAAATTTGTGTTTGGTAAGTGAAACTGTATTAAGTGAAACCATTCAAAGCTTTCAGTGTGCGTGTTATCTTATTTGTACCACAGCTGCTAAAAGCCATCACTGCACACTTCACACCGTGGATAAACCAACACTTTTCTTACCTGGGCCAATGCAAAAAACCTTTTCAAAGTCAGCACATATACACATCTGCTTGTACAGCTGTGGGGACTGAGCCAGGTAGGCACTGCTTTTGAAGTATGATACAGTAAACACATTGGCTCCTCCTTCACTggcagctgaaaagcaaatccttgcagtaattattaaaataaaaatgtaaaaaataaatcagaggtAGAGTTATAGACTATTGGTCTTACATTTACAGatcaggagatttttttcttcaaagtataTTAGAGGAAAAAGATATAATTTGCATCCATTAATGCTAAGGGAAGTTTTGCAGCTCAGGACTGTCACACATAGTCTTGCAAATCTGCAAATTTAATTGGGGTAGTTTAAAATGTTACTATTCCCACCCATCCGTCATCTTAGAGTGAGAAAGCAGAGAATGCATGCTTATACCACCACATCTACTTGCAGCCCAACACTGCTGTGGAAACCAGTCTTTATCAGTGACGTAGGCTTCCACGGGTTAACTGCAGAGGCCGAGATGAAAGCGCATATCCTGTTTTGCCAGGACCATCCTCTCTAACTGCAGGCATCTCTCTCAGAGCCAAAACTAGATTTACCAGAGGACATCTGCCAAAGGTATAAAGCTTTTTCTCAGTTTGAGGCAGTTTTTGTAGATGGTTACCTTGAGAGAATAGGAACCAAGAACACATGCATTTGAATCCTTTACTGCAAACTGCCTACCAAAACTATCAGCTGAGTCACTTTACCTTTCCATTTCCCAGTGTGTGGTATGAGAGTTATAGCTGCCTAACTTGCTAACAAAAGCATGCCAGAGTGAAAGATTAGTTAATAATCTGTGAAAGTTCTAATGTTTAGATAACTCTAGGTAAAGTActaattattattgttactaaCCATTCCACTGAgattaatgtttcttttctttcattaccaCTACTCCCACTGAAATGGTTTCAGTGAGTATTTCTGAATATaggtaactttaaaaatctcaaatcTTAGACAAGCTATGAGATTTAAATTGACTTAACGtagttatttttacaaaatatgatCTCATCCAAACAATAGgatgcttgcttgcttgctttcagtGGTACACTGCACAGTAAGAATAGCACACTTCCTCAAAGGTCCTACGTAAATAAACTACTTGGGAGTCTTTAGTAATTCATGCTGTTTCAACTGCCTCTCCAGGAAAAAAGTTACCTCATCTTATAGTTCAGTGATACTTTCCATGTTCAAAGAATAGTTGCTTAcatgtattttgttaaaaagcccttttttaaTCTCAATCAAGAGCTGTCTTCAAAAATATAAAGACAGAAGTATAAAATTCGGTAGGAAAAATGTATGCGTATAATGAATGCACATACAATGAGAATACTAAAAAAATTCTGCCCTACGTTTTCCATGCCCTATGTCTTAGCAACATCCACAAAACCTCAAAGAACACCAAtaagatggaagaaaaacatccaCCAGTAAATCAAGTAATTTGACTCTTGAAAACAATACAGCAGGTCAACAACAGAACTAGAAGCAAAATCTACATTTCTAGACTTTTAGTTGGGCTGAAGCTGTTGTGCcacactttcagaaaaatgatcTACCACCTTCTATTCAGCCATATGCTCACTGCTAAAGAAGTGACATCATATTTTATACCACGATATGTTTGTTGTAACTTCTTTATGGTGGAAGTTGCTTTTAATCTAAATTAGTTTTTTTGATACTGGGAATGGAACTGGCAGTGCTCAACATTGAGAACACTGATTTGAAGAACAATGCATATGATCAGACATCTGTATTTAAccaaattaaaactttaaatgCACTGCAGAGTACATAAATCAGGTGTATATGTAATATTTGTCTTGTCATTCTTTTAACATCCAAAGTcaggagaaaagtaaagaacAACTTTGATACCTGCTAGAAGTTTGCTATGTTGCATCTAAATTAGAAATA contains:
- the DARS1 gene encoding aspartate--tRNA ligase, cytoplasmic isoform X2, whose amino-acid sequence is MVKFAANINKESIVDVEGVVRKAHQKIGGCTQQDVELHVQRIYVISLAEPRLPLQLDDAVRPEVEGEEDGRATVNQDTRLDNRVIDLRTSTSQAIFCLQSGICQLFRETLIHKGFVEIQTPKIISAASEGGANVFTVSYFKSSAYLAQSPQLYKQMCICADFEKVFCIGPVFRAEDSNTHRHLTEFVGLDIEMAFNYHYHEVVDEIADTLVQIFKGLQERFQTEIQTVNKQFPCEPFKFLEPTLRLEYREAVAMLREAGVEMGDEEDLSTPNEKLLGRLVKEKYDTDFYILDKYPLAVRPFYTMPDPVNPKNSNSYDMFMRGEEILSGAQRIHDPQLLTERAQHHGIDLEKIKAYIDSFRFGAPPHAGGGIGLERVTMLYLGLHNVRQTSMFPRDPKRLTP